A window of the Microplitis mediator isolate UGA2020A chromosome 5, iyMicMedi2.1, whole genome shotgun sequence genome harbors these coding sequences:
- the LOC130668879 gene encoding leucine-rich repeat-containing protein 15 encodes MGSGKIFIILVINFFSNCRSYCPDKCECRLERAPWSVVCSHQELNEFPKKISGLSEVLDLSNNNLKNIPADIGRLRELKNINLSINELTKLPEEFENLWKLEQLDLSDNYFSNIGFIEVISSLPNLKHLTLKKNPLTSIQDLENSSVRYLDASECSISYLNNSSLIGFPNLMSLKLDKNPLKSIDNLSNQNLKWLDLSNCLLNFLHPNTFVNTPELEQLRMSNNPTLVYSSRKETLKHEKLKRLDVSKCNLDRPGLHGLPSLTHAILSHNTIRLLPDRIFSKNKKLTRLYLNNNGLTQVNQSSFVGLPELDILDLSNNNLKYLPWNLLRDNADLRLVNLSYNNINEMPKNFTTSVLIVDLSYNLIEYIPKESLSQMPALKILDLSKNRLESFTSGVESQTLQSLNLEGNRLTRLSNDSFAYLPSLDNINLSGNRLTEGISHSIFSFNDNLNTIILNDNPWRCDCAQLYSSYYYLTQSSKTASSSLICESPANVSGYSWSTACRSVWNRDRTEIRQSDRTYGLVVMGFLIAVLIFGSIVSVTHTFKEKRRQALLRLREAERAEARERLILHRRSQIEESRRQENIPRVHPEELIGPPTYEEAVQMPRLARSLETLDTISIEGIGQSAQSLDHETFNRKRRRQRKRVVKRTKSEDTLDSRTRDTQSSTRRVRNLSQSRRPSAASTRRVEPKRSDRNLDRRHPNESEASGVENNWERTLRSRPSSRKNKRLIKRDEHSSDDEDSDVLKNPTVSTRRGVDLDNIRVIELPREPRSGTYKPPVSPSLYTPSSPSLISSPEPCDTNQQISRSRFI; translated from the exons atggggAGTGGtaagatatttataattttagtcattaattttttctcaaattgtCGATCATACTGCCCGGATAAATGTGAGTGTAGATTGGAACGAGCACCTTGGAGTGTTGTTTGTTCTCATCAGGAGCTCAATGAATTTCCAAAGAAAATCAGCGGcttg TCAGAAGTTTTGGATCTATCGAACAACAATTTAAAGAATATTCCAGCAGATATAGGCCGTCTTAGAGAGTTGAAGAACATAAATTTGTCGATAAATGAATTGACGAAATTACCAGAAGAGTTTGAAAACTTGTGGAAACTTGAACAGCTTGACTTAagtgacaattatttttcaaacatcgGGTTTATTGAAGTTATATCAAGTTTACCGAATTTAAAGCAtttgactttgaaaaaaaatccgttgACTAGTATACAGGATTTGGAAAATTCGAGCGTTCGCTATTTAGATGCTAGCGAATGTT caaTTAGTTATCTGAACAATAGCTCATTGATTGGATTTCCCAATTTGATGTCACTGAAGTTGGATAAAAATCCATTGAAATCAATTGATAATTTGAGTAACCAAAATCTCAAGTGGTTGGATTTGTCAAAttgtttgttaaattttttacatccaaatacttttgtaaataCACCGGAACTTGAGCAGCTGCGCATGTCTAATAATCCAACATTAGTTTACAGCAGCag aaAAGAAACATTAAAGCATGAGAAACTAAAGCGACTTGACGTCTCAAAATGTAACTTGGATCGGCCAGGACTACACGGTCTTCCGTCACTAACCCACGCAATACTCTCCCACAATACAATTCGTCTGCTGCCTGATCGAAtattctcaaaaaataaaaaactcacacgtctatatttaaataacaacgGGTTGACGCAAGTAAACCAAAGTTCTTTTGTCGGGTTACCAGAGCTAGATATACTAGATTTATcaaacaataatttgaaatatttaccatggaaTCTACTCCGCGACAATGCTGACTTACGTCTGGTTAATTTGTCTTACAATAACATCAACGAAATGCCTAAAAACTTTACAACCTCAGTCCTGATTGTCGATCTGTCatacaatttaattgaatatattCCCAAAGAAAGTTTGTCGCAGATGccagcattaaaaattttagatttaagtaaaaatagaCTGGAGTCATTTACTTCCGGTGTGGAATCACAAACTCTGCAAAGTCTAAATTTAGAAGGCAACAGATTAACCCGACTATCAAATGATAGTTTTGCTTACTTACCATCTCtcgataatataaatttatctg gtaATCGACTAACAGAAGGTATTAGTCACAGCATATTTAGTTTTAACGACAACCTCAATACAATAATTCTAAACGACAATCCCTGGCGTTGTGACTGCGCACAATTGTATTCATCATATTATTATCTTACTCAGTCATCAAAAACGGCATCGTCGAGTCTTATATGTGAAAGTCCAGCAAATGTATCTGGATATTCATGGTCGACAGCATGTCGATCTGTTTGGAACCGGGACCGTACAGAAATTCGACAATCTGACAGGACTTATGGATTAGTAGTAATGGGATTTTTGATAGCTGTCCTAATTTTTGGAAGCATTGTTTCTGTTACTCATACTTTCAAAGAAAAAAGACGTCAAGCTTTATTGAGATTACGTGAAGCTGAACGTGCGGAAGCTAGGGAACGATTGATTCTTCATAGACg AAGTCAAATAGAAGAGTCAAGACGCCAAGAAAATATTCCACGTGTACATCCAGAAGAATTAATAGGACCGCCTACCTATGAAGAAGCTGTTCAAATGCCTAGACTTGCTCGATCACTAGAAACATTGGATACAATATCAATAGAGGGAATCGGTCAATCTGCACAATCCCTTGATCACGAGACATTTAATCGCAAAAGACGGAGACAACGCAAGCGCGTAGTAAAACGGACTAAAAGTGAGGACACTCTTGACTCCAGAACCCGAGATACTCAAAGCTCTACCCGTAGGGTAAGAAATTTATCGCAAAGTAGACGACCCAGTGCAGCATCAACTAGAAGAGTTGAACCTAAACGCTCGGATAGAAACTTAGATCGACGTCACCCCAATGAATCCGAAGCCTCTGGCGTTGAGAACAATTGGGAAAGGACTCTGAGATCGCGCCCGAGCTCGAGAAAAAATAAGCGACTAATAAAGCGAGACGAGCACTCGAGTGACGACGAGGATTCGGATGTACTTAAAAATCCTACGGTCAGTACGAGGCGTGGAGTCGATCTTGATAACATACGGGTGATCGAATTACCACGTGAGCCTCGTAGTGGAACCTACAAACCGCCGGTATCTCCATCTCTTTACACTCCATCCTCGCCTTCACTGATTTCCTCACCAGAACCGTGTGACACTAATCAACAAATTTCTAGAAgtagatttatttaa